One window from the genome of Helicobacter pylori encodes:
- a CDS encoding UDP-2,3-diacylglucosamine diphosphatase: MLETYALKSGAVFISDAHFLPKSPHLINTLQELLSAKPPQVFFMGDIFHVLVGYLPLDEEQQKIIDLIHALSEISQVFYFEGNHDFSMRFVFNFKVVVFERQNQPVLFQYDNKRFLLAHGDLFTTKAYEFYITQLTSTWARFFLTFLNLLSFKTLYPFLKKRIYQKPVRLWELEPKELQSFIEKRLKAYQNYIKDLNLGRIDGIIEGHFHLKSGAKIPLNAPIYCPLPSFYYEQSLFKVSSSVLEPSQNKDA, from the coding sequence ATGCTAGAAACTTATGCGCTTAAAAGTGGGGCTGTTTTTATCTCTGATGCGCATTTTTTGCCCAAAAGCCCTCATTTAATCAACACGCTTCAAGAACTTTTAAGCGCCAAACCCCCACAAGTCTTTTTCATGGGCGATATTTTCCATGTTCTTGTGGGCTATTTGCCCCTAGATGAAGAGCAGCAAAAAATCATTGATTTAATCCATGCGTTAAGCGAAATTTCACAAGTTTTTTATTTTGAAGGCAACCATGATTTTTCCATGCGTTTTGTATTCAATTTTAAAGTGGTGGTTTTTGAGCGCCAAAACCAGCCCGTATTATTCCAATATGATAACAAACGCTTTTTACTAGCCCATGGGGATTTATTCACTACTAAGGCGTATGAATTTTACATCACGCAACTCACTTCCACTTGGGCGAGATTTTTTTTAACTTTTTTAAATTTATTAAGTTTTAAAACCTTATACCCTTTTTTGAAAAAACGCATCTATCAAAAACCCGTCCGCCTTTGGGAATTAGAGCCAAAAGAATTGCAATCTTTTATTGAAAAGCGCCTAAAAGCCTATCAAAACTATATTAAAGATCTTAACCTTGGTAGGATTGATGGCATTATAGAGGGGCATTTTCATCTCAAAAGCGGTGCAAAAATCCCCTTGAATGCGCCGATTTATTGCCCACTGCCCTCCTTTTATTACGAACAAAGCCTTTTTAAGGTATCATCAAGCGTTTTAGAACCATCTCAAAATAAGGACGCCTAA
- the cheV3 gene encoding chemotaxis protein CheV3 translates to MAEKTANDLKLSEIELVDFRIYGMQEGVPYEGIYGINVAKVQEIIPMPTLFEYPTNLDYIIGVFDLRSTIIPLIDLAKWIGIVPDKSKENEKIVIITEFNNIKMGFLVHSARRIRRISWKDVEPASFSASNSINKENITGTTRIENDKTLLILDLESILDDLKLNEDAKNAKDIPKERFEGEVLFLDDSRTARKTLKNHLSKMGFSITEAVDGEDGLNKLEMLFKKYGDDLRKHLKFIISDVEMPKMDGYHFLFKLQKDPRFAYIPVIFNSSICDNYSAERAKEMGAVAYLVKFDAEKFTEEISKILDKNA, encoded by the coding sequence ATGGCAGAAAAAACAGCTAACGATTTAAAACTAAGCGAGATAGAACTCGTGGATTTTCGTATTTATGGCATGCAAGAGGGCGTCCCTTATGAGGGGATTTATGGCATTAATGTGGCTAAAGTCCAAGAGATTATCCCCATGCCCACCCTTTTTGAATACCCCACGAATTTGGATTACATTATCGGCGTGTTTGATTTGCGCTCCACGATCATCCCGCTTATAGACTTGGCCAAATGGATAGGGATTGTCCCAGATAAAAGCAAGGAAAACGAAAAAATCGTCATTATCACTGAATTTAACAATATTAAAATGGGGTTTTTAGTCCATTCCGCTAGGCGTATCAGGCGCATTAGCTGGAAAGATGTGGAGCCTGCATCCTTTAGCGCATCTAACAGCATCAATAAAGAAAATATCACCGGCACGACCCGCATTGAAAACGACAAAACCCTACTCATTTTGGATTTAGAAAGCATTTTAGACGATTTAAAGCTTAATGAAGACGCTAAAAACGCTAAAGATATCCCTAAAGAGCGTTTTGAAGGCGAAGTGTTGTTTTTAGACGATAGCAGAACGGCGAGGAAAACCTTAAAGAACCATTTGAGTAAAATGGGTTTTAGCATCACGGAAGCTGTGGATGGGGAAGACGGGTTGAACAAATTAGAAATGTTGTTCAAAAAATACGGGGACGATTTGAGGAAACATTTGAAATTCATTATTTCAGATGTTGAAATGCCTAAAATGGATGGCTATCATTTCTTATTCAAGCTCCAAAAAGACCCCAGGTTTGCTTATATTCCTGTGATTTTTAATTCTTCTATTTGCGATAATTATAGCGCTGAAAGGGCTAAAGAAATGGGGGCTGTAGCGTATTTAGTCAAGTTTGACGCAGAAAAATTCACCGAAGAAATTTCTAAGATTTTAGACAAGAATGCGTAA